Within Oncorhynchus keta strain PuntledgeMale-10-30-2019 chromosome 3, Oket_V2, whole genome shotgun sequence, the genomic segment TGTAAGTATTATCTTGTTTTATTTGGCTACTTTATTTACGTATTATTGATATTGGAATAGAGTAGTCCTAGTGCATGATGCAATATCGTAGATCATAATGTCATAATTCAATTGAATAATGGAAAGTTCTGGAAGAGCTGAAAGAATGTGAGTTGATTCAGCCTGCACTACATGCTGGGTCATGACTATGTTGTAATTCTCATATCTATTTAATTACTATTTTTGATGCTTAAAGAGTATCCAATATACTGTGTGACCAAAACTAATCTACTTTCTGCTACATTTCTGCAAGACTCCCCCTCCTCAAAGTTACACAAAACCTAGTTCAGCACCACATTCCAACTAAATTTAGCCTATCTAGGGACTCCACCCCCTCCCAATAGGGTCCAATAATGAACAGTGCATGGATGGAATAGTCAAGCTGTAGCTTAGTCGCATTGCTTGCATCATTCGTAATTGCTGGCATACCTAAGGAATTACACACACCCTTCTGTTCCCACCACTCAACGTTGACCCCAAGCAGACGAGGAGCGTGGTAACGTGACATCATGAATGTGGGCACGGCACACAGCGAGGTGAACCCCAACACACGGGTAATGAACAGCCGGGGCATCTGGCTCTCCTACCTCCTGGGCATCGGCCTGCTGCATGTCATCCTGCTCAGCATCCCCTTCGCCAGTGTGCCCGTGGTCTGGACGCTCACCAACCTCATACACAACCTGGTGGGTAGTAGGCACCTTAGTAGGCTATGCCTAGGGCCACCAGTGCATCTCACCCACTGTATAACATAAGTACTGTAGGTGGATGGTCCAGTCACTGTTATTGCACACAATGGTAGTCTCCATAAGCAAACTACTCTGCAGTCTGCACAGTCACTAGGAGTGTGCTGAGTGAAAGTGAATAAAAGCAATAGTCCATGGGGCAGTCTGGAACCTTTGTCTCTGTTTGTGGCATTTTCATTGCTATGAAAAGTCACAGAACAGATCAGCTTCCACATCCTTTTCCAAACTAAATCGATTTGCGGTTCTAGGCTACTGACAATTTCACAGTATCTCTTTTACCCAGTACAATGTTTTATATAacagctttcctgactgactattctgtgtgtgtgtgtgtgtgtgtgtgtgtgtgttgcagtgcaTGTACCTGTTGTTACACTTGGTGAAAGGAACCCCGTTTGAAACTCCGGACCAGAGCAAGGCTCGCTTCTACACATACTGGGAGCAGATGGACTATGGTGTACAGTTCACTGCCTCACGCAAGTTCCTCACCATCACTCCTATCGTCCTGTAAGGACATCAACACTACCTTATTCTTTATAGACTATTTATAAAATAATAGTCTGTTTACTACTTATAGTCCTTTATAAAGTATAATTTAATGCAATGTGTTGCAATGGTATTTTAGTAGTGATAGGACTGTGAAGTGAAGCATTAGCCTATTTTTTTAAGTACAGTTTTTTTCTCGCTGTCCTTGTTAATGACTTCAGCAGCCTCGTCCAGCCAGTCTTTGGGCAGTGGGGAGTCTGGGCTGCTGTGGTGCCTGCTGTCAGCGGAAGGCTCTATTTAGAGACACTGCTGACAGATGGTTTGTCACTAATGCTTGGTCAATGAACCATGATGGATCTATTTGCAGATACGTCCTCTTACATTCTACGCTACATTTTATTTTAGTCCTTGTCACTTTGATCTTCAAAAGTCCTCCACAACAGTTGACATGTTCACATGTGGCATTGTGAATTGGAAAGACGTAACTGTCGACCAAAAAAACAGATACCTGTAGTTATCCAGACAATACCTTTTTAAATGACCTCCTTCACCCAGCTCCAGTCTTTCTTTGACCtaccctttccttctcttcctcatACTTGTTCCCTCTCCCCCTAGCTACATCCTCACCAGCTTCTACACCAAGTATGACCGGGCCCACTTTGTGGTCAACACGGTCTCCCTGATGACCGTGCTCATTCCCAAGCTCCCCCAGCTTCACGGAGTTCGGATCTTTGGCATTAACAAGTACTGATGGGGCGGAAGAGGACACCGCCATTCCTCCAATCTCCCTGTGGACTGTAAACACAGAGTATCAGGCCCCGCCGCATTGGCCCCCAGCCCATAGGGATCCATGGCCCCTCTCTGGCTCACAGGGCTATTGAGCACTCTGCTAAATGAAACCTATGGGCGATAAACAACACAGAATTGACTTACAGGGCTCGGCTGGGTCCGAGCTCCTATGTGGTCCTATTGAAGCTGTGCTGTGGTGTTTATTTGTGGTTCCTTTTATGTCCATTTGATTTAATTCACAGAGAACACTGCAAGTGACGGCTTTGAGGACATACAGTAGTATGAGATGTATTGAGATTGAGTTACAATGTGGAGAGGAGAAACCTCGGAGCAGTTTGATCCTGAGAAAAGTGAGACTCAGACATTTTGGAAGTTATGTCACTCAGTTATGGATGCCCTCTAGAATTAGAACTACATTTCTTTAGCATCTTGTCCTCACAAGgctcatcctctctttctctcataagAAAGGACAGACTGCTAGAGAAAAGGTTAGCTCGGGAGTTGCTCTGACTGTTGCAGTGGTCAGACAGGAGGGACCACAGGGTTTATATTTAGCCCCCCTTGACCACTCAGTCTGAGTTTGGAAAGTTTAAGCAACACTTATTTTATCTGATCATTTCCATATTTAGATTGCCTTGCTCTGATTTGAACCAGAGTAAAGGTCTGTTCACATTGCAGTCTTTAATCTACAGTGCAGAGTAGACATGCTCAGGCCCCAAAGCTAATTCCAGCTTTGTGAATCTGTTGTATTTACATTTCAGTTGGGACCCTTAGGGCAGAAGATGAAAAGCAGGTTAGGCGATTCATGTTCATGGAAAACATTTGTGCATACATATTGCATACTCTAagtcagggttccccaactggcccTTGGGTGGTTTTATTTGTCCCCTCAAAGTTTTCTGAGATTTTCATTGtaggacataaaagactgtagaaacaccaggaaatcagctcccaAGTGATTTCAATTTAacaaatctgttcccaagtattcccacgcataatagagagacgtgaaatgattatgttttagtcagaCATATCTGTTTGGGcgtcttgcggtcaatttgcagtctacaaattattagtaattatgttccggccctctgaccatccgctcaagaaaaaaaaCAACCCGCGGCTGggtctagttgatgatccctgttctAAGTATTGTATATTCAACAATAATAGATTGCAGTGCTGTATGGGCTTAAagacttccttcaaactgcacgtaGAGACATAAAAATTGTATCCATGACTTCATCCGACTGGGTAAGTAGAAAATAGGGCTTGATTGACAAAATCTCAAACTATCCCTTCAGTTGATACAAAGGCTATAAATGTGTTATGACATGTTGTAATGTTGGTGTTTTAATAAGGTACCAAGTACAGATAGATACTGGGAGTTTGCCACATAGCATGTATTTACACTCTTTGAGCAGAGTCatcatggcaacaacatggcaacaaacACAAAACAAGCGTATTTAAAAAGGGGAAACGGAAACTGAGAACTACGCAGCACAAAGTGTTGTGTTCAGAACTGACACTCAGTTTACTCCGATTGAAGAGAGGTTGTGATAATTGAGATGAATGTTTGTTTGATATGAATTCCCAGAGTCTTTCACACAGCGTTAGATAACCCCCCAACGGAAATTCTGGCAATGAAAGGGAGAAAAGGACTTAGTGGAACATTTTCATATCCACAAAATGCACTATAATCAAATATGAATGGCTTCAGTGGATTTTAGCAAGTGCAGAGAAGATTTATTAATTACACTTATGACTGACAGGGTTTCAATGTACAACCATTAGAGATAATGCATATTGTTTTTTATTAGAAGTAAAAAACAAAGTATGTGCGCCTTCCTAGTTTGTTAGCACAGTAGGTAGCAAAGAACACGAGTGTTTTTCAATGTGTGTGAGGTCTGTTGCACAGGAGCAATGTGATGTTTATGTGTGATCTGACTGGTACAGAGCACAGGACTTTATTCGTTTGATTGTGTAACAACATTACAGTCTTATGAAATTGTAGGTACTCGCTTGATAGTGGATTAGGAAAAATATAGCTTAGGGCTTTCTTGGCACTTAAGTTCAGAAGGAGGATGGACTAttgtaaatatattttacaaaTGAAAACCTATAACAATGAGGGTTaaaatgtttgtgtttttgttttgttaagaGTAGGCCTACATAGAAAAAACACATAGTTCTACAGGCAAGCAAACAGTTCTTTCTTTCTAGTGAATACCTGTACATGATAGGCATTGTTTAGTCCAACCACACAGAATAGCATGCTTATCTCTGGCATTTGGTTTCAGTGAATGAGGATCGTAACTTCAGTGGGTGTACCAATGTTATTCAAATACATATAGTACACCTGAATACAGTTGGTCAATTCCTGACAAATGTACAGTAGCAAGCGATATTAACATAACTTATGTTGGCCTTACGCCCTTAGCAGTATTTTGTCGTGGTGTATAAAAACCTACCCAGGCCTCGAAGTCATCCTACCTTCAAAGAACTCTGCTCATGTTTAAAGTTGTTGAGCAGGAAAAGTCCATTATGAAAACCTTCGGTGGGAGTTTTTGCCTCTATTCTAAATGGTCATTTAAAGTAGTGTTAAGCTGAAAACATGTTAGCTTATGTAGAGATAAGTCTTTCTGTTACATATGAGAATAGTGTAATTTTTAGGTTGGTTAAACAACGAAACAGTCGGACCACAGAAATGCGTTGTGCAAGCTGCTGAGACTTGGACATTGCCAAGTGGTTTAGAATCTAGACCCTGTCCGTATTAGCTGAGCCTTAATTATTAATAGCATAATATTTCCACTAGTGTTGATCTTGAACACTTAGGCTTGTGCTCTCTTTCAACCCCTACTTAGTACAAAACTAGTCATACAACTTTAGATAGTAATCCATGGGTATTGCAACCCGAATCCAATTAGTGTTTGGAACATTAGAAGCCAAAGCCAGCAGCTTGTTAAACATTGATTGAGGGAGAGTGATAGGTACAGTGCTGAAAGTGAGTCATCAGGTGTCACTTGGCCAGCTTTGCTAGCCACAGACTGGCACTGAACCTACAGATGTACCCTTACAGAAaaaccacatgatttcacataAAATGTCATGTGAAAAGTTTTTTTTGGACCACCACGTCTTCACGTGTAGTTTCATGTAGTCACATGTTGCTTTCCATGTTGTCACGCTATCACATTAACTTCACGTAAGATCAcattaaaacgtgtttttagaacactGTGTTCCCGTGTGaaattcatgtgtgtgtgtgtgtgtgtgtcccccgtAAGTGTAGGTTCTTTGTTGTTCCAGAAGAAAGTGTCTCCCTTCTTACAGTACAATCCATGTCGGTAGACTAAAGCAGTCGTTGGCTAATCTATTAATAAGTACGACAGAGACTTTGGCCCTGTTCATAGCATAATGCTGTCTGTTTACAAATACATTGTAGAGCATTGTGAATTATAGCTGATGTTGTTGAATTATATATTCCTTTCCAGGTTGAGAGTCTACCGTTGGCGACGGTGTTTTATGATCTAATTATACATTTACAAAAGTTTTGTCTTTGTATGACCTTTTTCTTAATATTTGTATATAAATTAGTGATAACCTACAATGACACGTATGAAAAGTTAGAAATGGATATTCACTTTACGTAATTTAAAGTAGATTTATTTTCTCTCTGGCAGCGAATATACGATAGTTTATTAATAATAGATTTGAGATAgtatgtgtaacggcgttcttcgtttgtcgaaagagagtcggaccgaaatgcagcgtgtttgttactcatgatctttaatgaaggaaaacggaacgatacatgaaataactcaatacaaaaacaacaaacggaacatgaaacctaattacagcctatctggtgaaactacacagagacaggaacaatcacccacaaaatacaaagcgaaactcaggctacctaaatacggttcccaatcagagacaacgagaatcacctgactctgattgagaaccgcctcaggcagccaagcccatacaacacccctaatcagccgtgatcccaaatactacaaaccccaatacgaaaatacaataacataaacccatgtcacaccctggtattccaaatatataacgaaaacacaaaatacaatgaccaaggcgtgacagtatggTGAATTCGTTAGATTTGTACAATATTTAGGAAACTCTGACTTTCATTTATTTAAGGGACGTTTATTCAGAAtcgacactgaacaaaaatataaacgcaacttgcaacaatttaaacaatttgactgagttacagttaatataaggaaatcagttaattgaagaaaaaagggctttattacagagagaaatactcctcagtttcatcaggtggctggtctcagacgattccgcaggtgaaaaagccggatgtggaggtcctgggctggcgtgcttacacgtggtctgcggttgtgaggccggttggacctcctgccaaattctctaaaacgatgttggtggcggcttatggtagagaaattaacattcaattatcttgTAACAGCAATGGTggaaattcctgcagtcagcatgccaattgtgtGCTCGCTCAAAAtttgagatatctgtggcattgtgttgtgtgacaaaaccgcacattttttagtggccttttattgtccccagcaactgtgtattgatcatgctgtttaatcagcttcttgataggccacacctgtcaggaatcttggcaaaggagaaatgctcaataacactgatgtaaacagatttgtgcacaattttaatttcagctcatgaaacataggaccaaaactttacatgttgcgtttatatttttgttctgtatagtaTCTGAATGTTTTCAGAAAGGGTTTGTCTAGGCTTGGGTGTTTAACAAGATTACTTGATTGTTTTGTTAAACCATGACACAACATTAAAATTTTATATTCAtctaatcaaatttatttgtaaTTGTTTATAGCTACCTAACATAACATTTAAAAATTGTATCACCTCAGTAAACCAACCAACACTTGATGGCAGCAAAGCTGTACTGAGGGGATATCCTTTAGTAAAGTACACTAGTAGAATACTTTGACATGGATACTGGCCAGCACTTATCAGCCAATAAAACATCAGTCTGGGTCATTTGAGCTCTAACCATGAAcactaaccaagcccagccccaTATGTTGCTGAATCTGAGTTAGGATAGTACAAGAATCCATAGGTGTGAAGCCACACGCTTTAAGGTGTTCATGTCTGTGGCTTTAAATTTGTTATTCAATGTTTATGATAATATACAGACAGTCCACATACCCCAGAAGTCATTTTAACCTCTCCATTACCTCATACAATGCTcgattgttgttattgttataaAGAATTTGCCATTTTTTGTTTACCTCATGCTCTCCAGTCACGTTGTCTCGCTAAAACACTTATCTCCAGCAGAGGGCAGCAAATGCCTGTCACTGATCCTAATCTGAACTGTCATTTTCCTATTATAAATAGGAATCGCCTCAAGATAAAAATTAttggcctttttttttttttatgttcagGGGTTTTGTGAGGACTTCTCAGCTCACCCTTGACtgtttaattaaaaatgaaagatTATTGGTTGCTTTGTGCACAAATAGTGGTTGGTTGGTGGCTTCTATGAACTTCTAGCTCAAAATtcaattttttaaacatttttttacaaGTATAGGTTGCAAATGTTCGCCCTAAAATAGCCCCAATTCCTCCCATCTCACCCAGTCTCACCGTTCATCGTTAAAGGACTTCACTCCCACGTCCCCAATAGCTTGTTCATTTTCCCTATCTGAGAGCAGGGACCTTATGTTCCCCCAGCCCTCCCTATAGTAAGGACTTCCCATAAATATTATCTAACATATTCTGTACAAGATCAGTCAGTGCCAGCACCTTCGTCTGTACTGTTTGGTGATACTCAAAGCTTTTCTGTGTCATTTTCACCTAGTGTATGGTGTAAACCTGTATTGTACTTAGATTAAATGTTGTCTTACTGGCAAGTATAGGAGAGTGACAAGGCCAAACTAGTTTGTAAACACATACGGCTCCAATATTTACCAAGAGGAGCAACATCCAATATGAATACCCATTTAATAAAGGAACACTCCATCCCCCAAAAAGTTAAACACATGGGATGTTAGTTGCCTACTTATTCCAAGTTTGGCCTTTGAAATATACATGTGCTGTGTTGTTGGATTCCCTTTGCGTGTACCGGGGCGTTTTGAGTACGTGACCATGACAGCACGCGTGGGGGGATTAGATACGTTTGCAAACACAACTAATCATTTAGTAATGGAATGGTTGTGCCCATGTACTCCCCCTTCTACTCCCTGACGCTCACACAAAGTGACCTGAACGAGTGCGGCAGTGCTGAATATCTCATGTGTTCCTGGTGGGAGTGCCCTGGGAGTACAGGGGAAAATGGGAAGCATTTTACAGTACGGATTAGTTTAGCTATAAATAGTAGAGTTCCAGAATATAGTTCAATTAAATATGAGCTTTGGATCCAATATGGATCTGTGAACAGAGAAACCCAAGGACAGTTCAGAGGATAGAGCCTTAAATTTTGTGTTCAGCTGTTATTGGAAAGCGcttgggaggagaggatagagagtgaAGAGTTGGATGCTGTCTCAAGCTCATGGGGGAGCTGCTATGTAATGGGTGTGCTGTCAAACAGAGTAATCTGTCATATCCAAAACACATCATCATGATGACGTGGAAAGTTAAAAATATAGCTTTTGAGTTCAGGAAGAATTTCccaatactttcccaatgcactacAGTGTGATAGCTATTGGGAAACTATAGTCCAAAGGGAAAGAGCCAGATTCAGTTCTATTTTTGCACTGAGCCAGGAGTCAAATGTCAAGAGACAAAGGTCAAAACTCAgatacaacaaaaaaaaactgatATTCCCAAATAtgtttatttgatttgatatataacCCTTTTCCATGTTGTTTATACATTTCACATTTTCGTCAGTTATATCCAATAAACATATTTTTAAAGCCAGACATAATTGCGTCTGTTACTTATCCATCATGGCTGATTTTGTGTGACTCAAAACTCAAAAGCACTTATTATTATTTTCTTACATTAGACGTTTCGTGGCGATGCAAGCAAGCCAACTGATACAGTCATGAATATTCATATACTCTTTTACATTATTAACGTCTTGGGTGCAGTTAGTCTCCAAATTAAATCAGACCATGAGTAATGAGATTTAagatgtattatattattatatgacGTTACAGCTGAAAACGCAAAGCATTTtgtaaaggagggagagagagaaaggtgggttGGGGgataataaaaatgtaaataaaacacttaTCAGCACTAAAAAGTTAATTAGCCGTCCATTCAAAATGATGAAACATCCCCGAGGGTATTAGGTGTGTAAAAATCAGGCGTCCATGGAGATTTTTACTAGTTAGTCATCATAATGATGAATAGACTATTGAGCATTTTTTGGTATTTGCACTAATGAAGTTATAGTGCATTCTTTCAAGGTGGTCCAAGTGGTTGAGTAATCAAGGACCGTTTAAGCCTACTGGTCCTCCATTGTGGGGAGACTGCATGTGTCCTACTGGCCTACTGGTCCTCCATTGTGGGGAGACTGCATGTGTCCTACTGGCCTACTGGTCCTCCATTGTGGGGAGACTGCATGTGTCCTACTGGCCTACTGGTCCTCCATTGTGGGGAGACTGCATGTGTCCTACTGGCCTACTGGTCCTCCATTGTGGGGAGACTGCATGTGTCCTGCTGGCCTACTGGTCCTCTTTTGTGGAGAGACTGCATGTGTCCTACTGGCCTACTGGTCCTCCATTGTGGGGAGACTGCATGTGTCCTACTGGCCTACTGGTCCTCCATTGTGGGGAGACTGCATGTGTCCTGCTGGCCTACTGGTCCTCTTTTGTGGAGAGACTGCATGTGTCCTACTGGCCTACTGGTCCTCCATTGTGGGGAGACTGCATGTGTCCTGCTGGCCTACTGGTCCTCTTTTGTGGAGAGACTGCATGTGTCCTACTGGCCTACTGGTCCTCCATTGTGGAGAGACGGCATGTGTCCTACTGGCCTACTGGTCCTCCATTGTGGGAGACTGCATGTGTCCTGCTGGCCTACTGGTCCTCTTTTGTGGAGAGACTGCATGTGTCCTACTGGCCTACTGGTCCTCCATTGTGGAGAGACTGCATGTGTCCTACTGGCCTACTGGTCCTCCATTGTGGAGAGACTGCATGTGTCCTACTGGCCTACTGGTCCTCCATTGTGGGGAGACTGCATGTGTCCTGCTGGCCTACTGGTCCTCCATTGTGGAGAGACTGCATGTGTCCTGCTGGCCTACTGGTCCTCCATTGTGGGGAGACTGCATGTGTCCTGCTGGCCCACTGGTCCTCCATTGTGGAGAGACTGCATGTGTCCTGCTGGCCTACTGGTCCTCCATTGTGGGGAGACTGCATGTGTCCTACTGGCCTACTGGTCCTCCATTGTGGGGAGACTGCATGTGTCCTGCTGGCCTACTGGTCCTCTTTTGTGGAGAGACTGCATGTGTCCTACTGGCCTACTGGTCCTCCATTGTGGAGAGACTGCATGTGTCCTACTGGCCTACTGGTCCTCCATTGTGGGGAGACTGCATGTGTCCTGCTGGCCTACTGGTCCTCCATTGTGGAGAGACTGCATGTGTCCTGCTGGCCTACTGGTCCTCCATTGTGGGGAGACTGCATGTGTCCTACTGGCCTACTGGTCCTCCATTGTGGAGAGACTGCATGTGTCCTACTGGCCTACTGGTCCTCCATTGTGGGGAGACTGCATGTGTCCTGCTGGCCTACTGGTCCTCCATTGTGGAGAGACTGCATGTGTCCTGCTGGCCTACTGGTCCTCCATTGTGGGGAGACTGCATGTGTCCTGCTGGCCCACTGGTCCTCCATTGTGGAGAGACTGCATGTGTCCTGCTGGCCTACTGGTCCTCCATTGTGGGGAGACTGCATGTGTCCTACTGGCCTACTGGTCCTCCATTGTGGGGAGACTGCATGTGTCCTGCTGGCCTACTGGTCCTCTTTTGTGGAGAGACTGCATGTGTCCTACTGGCCTACTGGTCCTCCATTGTGGGGAGACTGCATGTGTCCTGCTGGCCTACTGGTCCTCTTTTGTGGAGAGACTGCATGTGTCCTACTGGCCTACTGGTCCTCCATTGTGGAGAGACTGCATGTGTCCTACTGGCCTACTGGTCCTCCATTGTGGGGAGACTGCATGTGTCCTGCTGGCCTACTGGTCCTCTTTTGTGGAGAGACTGCATGTGTCCTACTGGCCTACTGGTCCTCCATTGTGGAGAGACTGCATGTGTCCTACTGGCCTACTGGTCCTCCATTGTGGAGAGACTGCATGTGTCCTACTGGCCTACTGGTCCTCCATTGTGGGGAGACTGCATGTGTCCTACTGGCCTACTGGTCCTCCATTGTGGGGAGACTGCATGTGTCCTGCTGGCCTACTGGTCCTCTTTTGTGGAGAGACTGCATGTGTCCTACTGGCCTACTGGTCCTCCATTGTGGAGAGACTGCATGTGTCCTACTGGCCTACTGGTCCTCCATTGTGGAGAGACTGCATGTGTCCTACTGGCCTACTGGTCCTCCATTGTGGGGAGACTGC encodes:
- the ormdl3 gene encoding ORM1-like protein 3 — encoded protein: MNVGTAHSEVNPNTRVMNSRGIWLSYLLGIGLLHVILLSIPFASVPVVWTLTNLIHNLCMYLLLHLVKGTPFETPDQSKARFYTYWEQMDYGVQFTASRKFLTITPIVLYILTSFYTKYDRAHFVVNTVSLMTVLIPKLPQLHGVRIFGINKY